A stretch of the Medicago truncatula cultivar Jemalong A17 chromosome 5, MtrunA17r5.0-ANR, whole genome shotgun sequence genome encodes the following:
- the LOC11433980 gene encoding uncharacterized protein — protein sequence MGDIVKQILAKPIQLADQVTKAADEASSFKQECSELKSKTEKLATLLRQAARASSDLYERPTKRIIEETEQVLDKALSLVLKCRANGLMKRVFTIIPAAAFRKTSSHLENSIGDVSWLLRVSAPADDRGGEYLGLPPIAANEPILCFIWEQIAMLFTGSQEVRSDAAASLVSLARGSDRYGKLIIEEGGVGPLLKLIKEGKADGQENAARAIGLLGRDAESVEHMIHVGVCSVFAKILKEGPMKVQGVVAWAVSELAANYPKCQELFAQHNIIRLLVGHLAFETVEEHSKYAIVSMKANSIHAAVVMASNNNNSSSNLNPKKGTENEDGVVVGGGNKHGRVSHHPLGERPRNLHRVITSTMAIHAASKQPNEGNEANQNQNILANSNTPNGNGLGNGNGNGNDGGKQGNHNNHQRNYSHSGINMKGRESEDAETKASMKEMAARALWHLAKGNVAICRSITESRALLCFSVLLEKGPEAVQYNSAMALMEITAVAEKDAELRKSAFKPNSPACKAVVDQVLKIIEKADSDLLIPCVKAIGNLARTFKATETRMIGPLVKLLDEREAEVSREASIALRKFAGSENYLHVDHSKAIISAGGAKHLIQLVYFGEQMVQIPALVLLSYIALHVPDSEELALAEVLGVLEWASKQSFMQHDETLEELLQEAKSRLELYQSRGSRGFHHKLHQ from the coding sequence ATGGGTGACATAGtgaaacaaatattagcaaaacCGATCCAACTAGCAGACCAAGTAACAAAAGCAGCAGATGAAGCAAGTTCATTCAAACAAGAATGTTCTGAGCTCAAATCCAAAACAGAAAAACTCGCTACTCTTCTCCGTCAAGCAGCAAGAGCGAGCTCTGATCTCTACGAACGTCCAACAAAACGGATCATCGAAGAAACAGAACAAGTACTCGACAAAGCACTTTCATTAGTCCTAAAATGTCGTGCTAATGGTCTCATGAAACGTGTCTTCACCATCATACCAGCTGCAGCCTTCCGTAAAACATCCTCCCATCTAGAAAACTCTATTGGTGATGTTTCATGGCTTCTTCGAGTATCTGCCCCCGCTGATGATCGCGGTGGCGAGTATCTTGGACTTCCACCAATAGCAGCCAATGAACCTATATTATGTTTTATATGGGAGCAGATCGCTATGTTATTCACCGGTTCACAAGAAGTTCGTTCTGATGCAGCTGCTTCGCTTGTGTCATTGGCACGAGGCAGTGACCGATACGGGAAGCTTATAATTGAAGAAGGTGGGGTTGGTCCACTTTTGAAGCTGATCAAAGAAGGGAAAGCTGATGGACAAGAGAATGCTGCTAGAGCTATTGGTCTGCTTGGTCGTGACGCGGAGAGTGTTGAACATATGATTCATGTTGGTGTTTGTTCTGTTTTTGCGAAAATTCTTAAAGAAGGTCCTATGAAAGTTCAAGGTGTTGTTGCTTGGGCTGTTTCTGAACTTGCTGCTAATTATCCTAAATGTCAGGAACTTTTTGCTCAGCATAATATTATTAGGTTGCTTGTTGGTCATTTAGCTTTTGAAACTGTTGAGGAACATAGTAAGTATGCTATTGTTAGTATGAAAGCGAATTCGATTCACGCCGCTGTTGTTATggctagtaataataataattctagCTCTAATCTTAATCCCAAGAAGGGAACTGAAAATGAAGatggtgttgttgttggtggtggcaATAAACATGGTCGTGTATCACATCATCCATTAGGTGAAAGACCAAGAAATCTGCATAGAGTGATCACAAGTACTATGGCAATTCATGCTGCTTCCAAGCAGCCCAATGAAGGAAATGAagcaaatcaaaatcagaacatTTTGGCCAATTCCAATACTCCTAATGGTAATGGACTCGGTAATGGTAATGGTAATGGTAATGATGGTGGGAAGCAAGGAAATCATAATAATCATCAGAGAAATTATTCGCATTCGGGGATTAACATGAAGGGAAGGGAATCTGAAGATGCTGAGACTAAGGCAAGTATGAAGGAAATGGCAGCAAGAGCTCTATGGCATTTGGCTAAAGGTAATGTGGCAATTTGTCGAAGCATTACAGAATCAAGGGCGTTGTTGTGTTTTTCTGTTTTGCTTGAGAAAGGACCGGAGGCTGTGCAATACAATTCCGCGATGGCGTTGATGGAGATTACTGCTGTGGCTGAGAAAGATGCTGAATTGAGGAAATCTGCATTCAAGCCTAATTCTCCTGCCTGCAAAGCAGTTGTTGATCAAGTGCTTAAGATAATTGAGAAAGCAGATTCAGATCTTCTCATACCGTGTGTCAAGGCGATTGGGAATTTGGCAAGGACATTCAAGGCTACCGAGACAAGGATGATCGGTCCATTGGTAAAACTTCTTGATGAAAGAGAGGCAGAGGTTTCAAGGGAGGCGTCAATCGCGCTTAGGAAATTCGCCGGCAGTGAAAACTACCTTCATGTTGATCACTCCAAGGCAATTATCAGTGCAGGTGGGGCAAAACACTTGATTCAGCTTGTATATTTTGGAGAACAAATGGTTCAGATTCCAGCATTGGTTCTGCTCTCTTACATTGCATTGCATGTGCCGGATAGCGAGGAACTTGCTCTGGCTGAGGTGCTAGGAGTGCTTGAATGGGCATCCAAGCAATCTTTCATGCAACATGATGAAACCCTTGAAGAATTGTTGCAAGAAGCCAAGAGTAGGTTGGAGCTTTATCAGTCTAGAGGTTCAAGAGGATTCCATCATAAATTGCATCAGTAG